The following coding sequences lie in one Rutidosis leptorrhynchoides isolate AG116_Rl617_1_P2 chromosome 6, CSIRO_AGI_Rlap_v1, whole genome shotgun sequence genomic window:
- the LOC139852625 gene encoding uncharacterized protein, with product MGCFVSTPKDTGGKRRRPGNIGEVAVFVPGLRIPKPVDFNESLGDHLCKNLVDKLSALRTRIVVMAGQEAPSITRTRRRSATQHGGSTLGDLLQALEDYLPVLLGLVKDGSPLQHKVQFTWINQEDDSEEMGMYSAWYEVLSVLHLMATLSLSQANLLLLPRTSTDGYLPKVTEESRRSGIDILLKAAGYLDCAVRHVLPQLPPELRRDLPVDLAEGVLRALCLQALGQGVDIQLGLAIDSTKATLAVKRRLACEMVKYWQQAQDNITNLPLANGWGEKHRFYVKWKYIEAKAGAYYYHGLILDEGNTEKSHGMAVSALQAADEFLKESKKACEAFNTAVPISRTPPLWGTMKYLSEKIPKDTSSKVRINRDLYTYEKIMETAPTLPDFALALKPDEYQLPEVDSSWNHENVNNVHIGNNKD from the exons ATGGGATGCTTTGTGTCAACCCCAAAAGATACAGGTGGCAAAAGGAGGAGGCCTGGAAACATTGGTGAAGTTGCGGTTTTTGTTCCTGGTTTACGGATTCCAAAACCTGTTGATTTTAACGAGTCTCTCGGGGACCATTTGTGCAAAAATTTAGTGGATAAACTCTCTGCTCTTAGGACACGTATAGTTGTTATGGCAGGACAAGAAGCTCCGTCTATCACAAGAACACGTAGAAGAAGTGCTACCCAACATG GAGGCTCAACTTTAGGTGATCTTCTACAAGCCCTTGAGGATTATTTGCCTGTCCTATTAGGACTGGTTAAAGATG GAAGTCCGTTACAACATAAAGTACAATTTACGTGGATAAACCAAGAGGATGATTCAGAG GAAATGGGTATGTATAGTGCTTGGTACGAAGTACTATCAGTTTTGCATTTGATGGCAACGTTATCCCTATCACAAGCAAACTTGTTGCTTCTCCCAAGGACGTCGACTGATGGTTATTTGCCTAAAGTAACAGAAG AAAGCAGGAGATCTGGAATTGATATTTTGTTGAAGGCAGCTGGTTACCTTGATTGTGCTGTAAGGCACGTACTTCCACAACTGCCACCCGAACTAAG gagAGACTTGCCAGTGGACCTTGCTGAAGGCGTTTTGAGAGCACTCTGCCTTCAAGCTTTAGGGCAG GGTGTGGATATACAACTTGGGCTCGCAATCGATAGTACCAAAGCCACACTCGCAGTGAAACGAAGGCTCGCCTGTGAGATGGTCAAGTATTGGCAGCAG GCACAAGATAATATTACGAACCTTCCGCTAGCAAATGGTTGGGGTGAGAAACACCGCTTTTATGTCAAATGGAAATATATCGAAGCCAAG GCAGGCGCGTATTACTATCATGGGTTAATTCTTGACGAAGGTAACACAGAAAAATCACATGGAATGGCTGTATCTGCTTTACAAGCAGCAGATGAGTTTCTCAAAGAAAGCAAAAAGGCATGTGAAGCTTTTAATACTGCAGTTCCTATCTCAAG AACGCCACCTCTTTGGGGAACAATGAAGTATCTCTCTGAAAAGATTCCAAAAGACACTTCTAGCAAAGTGCGGATCAACCGAGATTTATACACTTATGAAAA AATTATGGAAACAGCGCCAACGTTGCCTGACTTCGCGTTGGCTTTGAAGCCGGATGAATATCAACTACCTGAAGTTGATTCTTCTTGGAACCATGAAAATGTAAACAATGTGCACATTGGCAACAACAAAGATTAA